From one Eptesicus fuscus isolate TK198812 chromosome 21, DD_ASM_mEF_20220401, whole genome shotgun sequence genomic stretch:
- the ZNF180 gene encoding zinc finger protein 180, which produces MEEQEEKPPGPLTEACMQDSLLPQEIIIKVEREDSGPVAVSSQEGVNFKIVTVDFTQEEGILNPAQRTLDRDVILENHRDLVSWDLATALGRRESTIKPRIIDDEPSHGVKLERLTRDDPWLSSCEEVCICKDQLEKQQEKQERLFKKVAFIQKNAVTHERVCKSDELEEKSCLNSSFLSPQMIPIRNHFHKHVSRVKKLHHSVVGSHQMISDNEKLCENNEYGKNQSIHLIQFTRTETEDKSCGFSNNIQSFSHGTPVNIHEKIHARGKPFDVKECGEVLNHSISHNEQQKIPVEYNCSKISENSFLAPNMKNSEEKPFECNQCRKSFSWSSHLAAHQRTHTGERPYECNECGKSFSRSSHLVSHQRTHTGEKPYRCNQCGKSFSQSYVLVVHQRTHTGEKPYECSQCGKSFRQSYKLIAHQRTHTGEKPYECNQCGKSFIQSYKLIAHQRIHTGEKPYECNQCGKSFSQSYKLVAHQRTHTGEKPFECNQCGKSFSWSSQLVAHQRTHTGEKPYECNECGKSFNRSSHLVMHQRTHTGEKPYECNQCGKSFSQSYVLVVHQRTHTGEKPYECSQCGKSFRQSSCLTQHQRTHTGEKPYECNQCGKTFSLSARLIVHQRTHTGEKPFTCNQCGKAFINSSKLIRHQATHTEEKPYECH; this is translated from the exons atggaagagcaggaggagaagcCCCCAGGGCCCCTGACGGAGGCCTGTATGCAG GACTCTCTCCTTCCTCAAGAGATTATCATCAAGGTCGAGAGAGAAGATTCTGGGCCAGTGGCCGTCTCATCCCAG GAAGGAGTAAACTTCAAAATTGTGACTGTGGACTTCACTCAGGAAGAGGGCATTTTGAACCCTGCTCAGAGGACCCTGGACAGAGATGTGATCCTTGAGAACCACAGGGACTTGGTCTCTTGGG aCTTGGCAACTGCACTTGGAAGAAGAGAATCAACAATAAAGCCGAGAATTATTGATGATGAACCATCCCATGGAGTGAAATTAGAAAGGCTGACAAGAGATGATCCTTGGTTATCTTCATGTGAAGAAGTTTGTATTTGTAAGGACCAGTTGGAGAAGCAACAGGAAAAACAAGAAAGACTTTTTAAGAAAGTGGCATTCATTCAAAAGAATGCTGTTACTCATGAGAGAGTCTGCAAAAGTGATGAACTTGAGGAAAAGAGTTGTCTGAATTCCAGTTTTCTTTCACCCCAGATGATACCCATAAGAAACCATTTCCATAAACATGTCTCTCGTGTTAAAAAATTACATCATTCTGTTGTGGGCAGTcatcagatgattagtgacaatGAGAAACTATGTGAAAATAATGAATATGGAAAAAACCAGAGCATTCACCTTATTCAATTTACAAGAACTGAAACAGAAGATAAATCCTGTGGGTTTAGCAACAATATTCAATCTTTTAGCCATGGTACACCGGTAAATATACATGAGAAAATACATGCAAGAGGAAAACCCTTTGATGTTAAGGAATGTGGGGAAGTTTTAAACCATAGCATATCCCataatgaacaacagaaaatTCCTGTTGAATATAATTGTAGTAAAATCTCTGAGAATTCATTTCTTGCTCCAAACATGAAAAATTCTGAAGAGAAACCCTTTGAATGTAACCAATGCAGGAAATCCTTCAGCTGGAGCTCTCATCTTGCTGCACATCAGAGAACGCATACAGGGGAGAGACCTtatgaatgtaatgaatgtgggaaatccttcAGCCGGAGCTCTCACCTTGTTTCCCATCAGAGGactcatactggagagaaaccttatagATGTAATCAATGTGGGAAATCCTTTAGCCAGAGCTATGTCCTTGTTGTACATCAGAGaactcatactggagagaagccttatgaaTGCAGTCAGTGTGGAAAGTCATTCAGACAGAGCTACAAGCTTATTGCACATCAAAGAACTCATacaggagagaagccctatgaatgtaatcaatgtgggaaatcatttatCCAGAGCTATAAACTTATTGCACATcaaagaattcacactggagaaaaaccctatGAATGCAACCAATGTGGAAAGTCCTTTAGTCAGAGTTATAAACTTGTTGCCCATCAGAGAACTCATACAGGAGAAAAACCCTTTGAATGTAatcaatgtgggaaatctttcagCTGGAGTTCTCAGCTTGTGGCACATCAAAGGactcatactggagagaaaccctatgaatgtaacgAGTGTGGAAAATCTTTCAACCGCAGTTCACACCTTGTTATGCATCAAAGAACTCATACAGGagaaaaaccctatgaatgtaatcAGTGTGGGAAGTCGTTCAGCCAGAGTTATGTTCTTGTTGTACATCAGAGAACTCATACTGGAGAAAAGCCCTATGAATGCAGTCAGTGTGGGAAATCCTTTAGGCAGAGTTCATGCCTTACTCAACATCAGAGAACTCATACTGGGgagaagccctatgaatgtaaTCAATGTGGGAAAACATTCAGCTTGAGTGCTCGACTTATTGTACATCAAAGAAcacatactggagagaaaccctttacatgtaatcaatgtgggaaagcttttattAACAGCTCTAAACTTATTAGGCATCAGGCAACTCATACTgaagagaaaccctatgaatgtcaCTAG